The nucleotide sequence GTGACTTACCGCATATAGACAGCATGAAAATTCTAGGCCAGAATGCAAACTCCATGGTCTTAGATCATGTTCATAGACTAGTGCAAATATGGCTGATTGAACCGCCGCAAATAAACACATCCAAAAGGTTGATAACAAATGGTCTGGGCAGCTTGAAGAAATTGGTACCTGTTTGTTTGTGTTGGTTTCAAGCTATAATAATAAGTCCAATTTTCATTCATGTACAGTAATTAATAATGATTAGAGATTTTATTACCTGCATGATAATCCAAGAAGACCAGAAAACACTACTTGCTAAGAGCAATAGGCAGCCAAGAAGCCACGTGTCATCATCAGCAGCAGTGAGGATGTGTTTGGCAGCATTATGAGGAAAGTAGTCCATGTTTAAGAGCTTATGTCCTTTCACCAGAGCCATGGTTAATGCTCCACTCACGCAGCAAACTGTTCCTATTATTTTTGCACTACTTCTCATGCTTTTCAGATCAATTTTCTCAAATCTGACTCATCAATAAACAAAATATGCTCTTTGTTATTGCACTGAAGTGGTGCATGGTGGATAATAACTAGAGAAGATAAAGCAGTTATACCCAACAATTGTTGCTATGACAAAAGTTAAAGCAGGTATGAGATTACTCATTGCAGTTGCTGCTGTAGAAGAAGCATAGAATAGACCTTGAAAATATGCATTCTGATTAGCTGTTACTCTGCAAGTGCAAAAATCAACCTTTAAGACTTAAAGAGTTTATTATATATCATTATTCAattaaggtggaaactcaggtgtagtggacttcacgtgaagttgatagttgaaaacCGTTAGATTATTtgactgatttaactaaattttcatctaacacctctcaattatcaacttcacgtgaagtcgactgcacctgagttttcaccttcaATTAAATAACCTAAACCAACAACATGATATATATATACCCAACAAGAGAGGTAGCAAACATCAAGAAGAAGCTCTTTGGTGATCTCAGTGAAGTTTTGAAAGATTGTATCCTGATACAAAGAACATGAGAAGAAGAGATCTAGCAATTAAGCtgaatatatataattatgaGTAGTTGTTACTTGTTACCGCTTAGGGGAGAAGATCATAGGAGCCAAAGCTAAGGTAGCAATGGCTTGTCTATAAACAACAAAGACGGTTGGACTCAAACCTTCTAACAGAGCAGCTCTGGTGAAAATTGCAAGCGCTGCATAATGAAACTGCAACCCCATCATAGCCAGTGCAGGAAGATTCTCATCCAAAACACCCATTTTTCTTTCAACACAGATTGTTCAGTTAGCACTTATAATGATTAATATATAAAGACGCTGAATTAGCTAGCTACACGGTAGGTGAATGAAAGATAAGGTAGGTTCTATGGTTCAAAGATATGCATGCGGAGATTCGAAATCATTGCCAGGACAAAACACCACCAATCAAGTTAAGAGTGTATGTAGAGGAAGGTTCTAGTGAGAAAGATAGGATCGTTACCTtaactaaaaaatattagtaaaaaatgGCTAAAATTTATTACTTTTGACTTTATTTAATACACTTTATATCGGAATCATTATTATGTTCTTCATGCTGAATCATGTGTTTTCTATGGGCAAGTGACAAAACTTTATTAATGAGATATAGTACAAAAAAATGATAGGTGAATATTGCCAAAGAAAACcaataaaagttttaaatttttcatCAAGAAGACAGGATCTGCACGTCTGTGTCCACGTCATCATGGAGCCACAGGGTTAGGACACAACTCAACGATATAATCCAACCTCGTCATCTGTTACTTGGCATGTTGGAGggtgttattaattaattaattagtattatgTATTATGTATAAGCTAATGTCACTATATATACGGTGGCAGTTCTTAGCGTACAACAAAATGATTATTACTTCTATTTCATCTTttcctcaagaaagaaacaaaacagGTAGGGTGCACCGTGACCACAAGGGTGACCATGAATGAACGCCACTTGGGTTAGTCTTGTCATTaatattttaggatttagattctctaaaatttgaattttactttaaagaataaaatatgatctctcattatttatttatatgtaagtgtaatatatttttattttattaaattaattttaaaatttattattcatATCATTCACAAAAATCATTATCTATCTAATAAATTCCTTACCAATTAACTTTTATTACCTGTTTGAATTTATTTTTCGGTGAGTAAAAAACTAGTGGTGCATACACGCCATTCTTA is from Arachis ipaensis cultivar K30076 chromosome B01, Araip1.1, whole genome shotgun sequence and encodes:
- the LOC107641706 gene encoding WAT1-related protein At4g28040 (The sequence of the model RefSeq protein was modified relative to this genomic sequence to represent the inferred CDS: added 22 bases not found in genome assembly), which translates into the protein MGVLDENLPALAMMGLQFHYAALAIFTRAALLEGLSPTVFVVYRQAIATLALAPMIFSPKRIQSFKTSLRSPKSFFLMFATSLVGVTANQNAYFQGLFYASSTAATAMSNLIPALTFVIATIVGFEKIDLKSMRSSAKIIGTVCCVSGALTMALVKGHKLLNMDYFPHNAAKHILTAADDDTWLLGCLLLLASSVFWSSWIIMQVPISSSCPDHLLSTFWMCLFAAVQSAIFALVYEHDLRPWSLHSGLEFSCCLYAGIGIAVSFLVQTWCISERGPLYCAMFNPLATVITAFISTTFLQEQLYVGSLIGAIGVIVGLYIVLWGKAKEYERVKQKTPDSSLEEGDDDNVIRRSCSSKIDLEEPLLSDKSESKIEP